A region of the Arachis hypogaea cultivar Tifrunner chromosome 15, arahy.Tifrunner.gnm2.J5K5, whole genome shotgun sequence genome:
ATATTGGCAGGTACACGTTATATTTACATGATTAAGAGATTTACAGCATGTAGCATAGGCATCAAAATACTGGGTTGCTATGAAAGCCTGATTCATTGTTGGTCAACTAATGTGGGAAATTTTCAAAACTTATATCATGTTGTAGCTATCTtgaatattattgtttcttgtaCTATAGGCCATATGAAACTATTGCTGTTGCAACTCAAAAGGGACTTTCAATATGGCACCTTGGATTAAACCCTGATCATAATGGGACACTTCCAGTGGAAAGAGTTGCACTATTGCCAGGACATGAAGGCATGGTAATATGATTATAGAATTGACTCTGTTTTTTCTATGTTCAAATCTACTTTTACTTTATCTTTCCAACATCATATGACTGTTTGAGCTTAGTCTTTGGTGGATTATATTGAAGGCATTGTTCACTGATTGtgttttggtaatttttttttcaggTGTGGCAGATGGAATGGGATATGAGCGGAATGACGTTGGCTACTACAGGTCACGATGGAATGGTCAGATTATGGCAATCTAACCTCCACGGCGTTTGGCATCAGCAAGCTGTGATGGAACCCACTGCTTAGCAAATAGCCTCCTGTAATAGCCAGCCGTCTTTATGTTGAGAATAATATCATATATTTTAACTTAAAAAGTTGGTTTTTAGGTCAATTTTTAAATCAGCTTTATACCGATCCCTGATATCTAAACCTCTTCAGTAACTTGTAAGTATTGAGACGAGTGgatttttttaagtattatttGTTGAATATTGAATAGGATGAAGTGCATCTGTTGTAGATTTGGTGGACAAGATTCCTGTGTTACACGAAAGCTATGATGGAAGATGGATCATGATTGTACAAACCTTACTGACTTTTCAACAATTAGTATTGCTATTATTGCTGGTTCATTGTTCTACTGTCTGAAGCCCTCCTGATTAATAATACATGCTATGGTTAACAGATAACCAATGCTTTCTTAAAAAAATCCTCATCTTAAATTTCTAAACATAGTATGTGATTTTTAATCTTTAGATCTATTAGTGAGAAAATCTGGAGGCATTGAAACGGAAATTTTGGCCAAGTTCCAGTGGATCAAGCGAGAAATCAAAATCGAAAATTGGAGGATTGGTGGCTGATGTATGGGCGGAAATGATCTCAGAAACATCGAATTCCGAGCATCGATTGCTGTAGATCCCATCAAGCTCATTTGCGCAGAAAGGAGATGGAAAATAGTTTGATTCTGGTGTGTTTGGTAATAACAAATGTGTTTGTGAAAGACTGCCCAAGAAGGGATTATTCTCTAGAATTGAAGGAAGCAAGTTCTGGTTTTCTTGTGTCCTGCATCCAGAGGAGGTCGATGGGGAAGTGAAAGAACATGCCATTTCTTCGTTTCCCGGCTTAGCCGCAGTGACTGACAACATGTTTTGGAAGTTTGTATGGTGTTCTTGTGGTTCTTGTATGTCTGGTGACTTTGCTGACATAGCAGCATTCTTCTTCCCCTTGGAACAGGTATGGCTTCCTTTATAAGTTATTTCAAATATATTGGGATTATCCTCTGATCTCTGCACTTGCTTGGTTGCCCAGCAATCCTTAGTGTTGCGGAAGGTGCACCTATAGTAACTTCTGCAAATTAAATGTTAACAACCTACAGTTAGTTTGATAGAAGAGAAATCATGTGATTATCTTATGGAGCATGATTGGGAAAAAAGGGTTCTGCATTTGCACCTTGGATATTTGGAACCAAGGATGTCTTTCTGTCCATATTTTCTCCAGCTGTACCCATCTTCATGGGATCCTTCAAAGCCATTCTCAGAATTCACCTTAACCTGATTCACCCATTTAGAAATCATTTTTCTGCAaccaattttcacaaacaaattgATTGTACCGTTAGTCATTCATCCATTTATTATATGGTTACCAATAACAATAATGATTTGTGTCTAGTATTCTTCCAAGTAAACTAACCTTTTCTGTGAAGAGTGTTTAAGTTCCTGTTGATGATTGTGGGGTAGAGGGGAGTGTGGTGGGGAGGTTTTAGTTGATTGATGCAATGTGTGGGGCTTGGAAACTGATCCACTCCATCTTAGGATCAATAGAgctttgtcataagaagataatATTTTGTCCACCAGCAAGTCCCTATTGTCAGCACTAGATTCTAACTCTAACTCTGCCTTAAGCTTTCTTGCTACCTCCATCCCTTGAACAAGCTCACTTTTCAATTCGCTCTTCTCCCAACTCCCTTCACACTCCATTTGGTGATTGCTTTGTTTGGACTGAGAAGTGAAATGGAGGGAGTAAGTGACTAGTGAGGGGTGGAAATGAAGGCCCTTTGTATTTAAAGGGTAGCCCCAATGGCCAATTGGCAATAAGTCAAAGTTTGACTGAGAGAGCAACTTTTTAAGCAAAGAATGTTATTTGGTCAGTTAGTATTAGTAATAGAATGCTGACCAAGTCTAGTCCAACTATCTAGATAATTTGTTGACGAATGATTGATTCATTTGATTGGCCCTTGTTGCTCATTATTGCAACAAGATATGGTTTGGAAATTTGAACATTGTGTTCACATCCAGATAAATAATCTGTAACACACGAACCTTTCTTTATCTTAAACACTCGTATCAATTAAAAAGATTGCACACTGAGGTATTTCatttgcaaaataaaaaatatttgaaaacgagttattatatatttatacatattattttgcatatttttaataaataatgaataattaattttatcacaataGAATATCAATTTTAACATAGttaattaatcatattttttatagcaatataacaaaaattttttataaatataaaatacaaatttttatatcTAGTTACTTTTTTTATGTACTGCAACTTTTGTGGAAAGCAGGGagcatacaatattcaaatttcaaacctCATTTCGTGTCGTCACTTTCATATGTTTTTAACGTAtccaactttttttctttttttccttcctGGCTTCTAGAGAAGAGGTAGAAAGCGAGGTACTGATGGCTGCATGTTGCTGACAGCCGGTGGCGGATCCAGAAATTTTATAAGAAGGggtaaattaaatacaaaaataaattaaaatataacgtaataaaaaattaataaaatataatttataatatataggtcaagattaataattatattatataaaaattaacattcaactacatattttagaattttggtatttttaaatttattttgtgatatttcatataattaaaattatcaatttattatttgaaataaattttaaagtattttcttttttaatatatacaatcatataatctgctaaaaattcactttttatcttgttttaaagtcttattttaataatttttattgtttaaaaagtcTATTCAATTATTACTATTGCTATAGAAAgagtcaaaataaaaattttttttatagttgttaCTTTTTTACATTAATATAAacctatattttttaataatttatatatatatattttaaacctATTTGATAATTGctactaatatattataatacatattataatttatacatattaagttactaatatgtaaattttttttggtgtgttaatataataataataataataataataataataataataataataataataaactaatagtattaattttttatttaaaaaaaattggaggagccatGGCCACCTAGGCCCTGTAAATACGCCATTGCTGAGGCCTGAGAGCCCtgctcttttgcttttttttttttaatttcacaaatTTTATGAGATATTGgagaaaaaataatttgataatttattttctaaatttagtACTGGTAATCATATTTTATCTGATTGTTGTATTCCATCACTTAAATTAACAGAAAAAATAAACATCTAAAAATAAATGAAACAGTGGCCTAATAGAATTTAAGATGCTCTGCTAGAGTTTGGGCGCTCTTTAGAGTTCTATCGAGGAAGCAATCCTAATTTTCACAAAAAACTCAGAGCTGATCAAGAGACTGATTGAGATTGGGTTAGAGAATATGGAAGGAAGGGAGACAAACTTGGCTAATGAGGATGATCGTAAAAGGCTTAAAGCAAAAAGGGTAATCTTCTTTGATGATGCTGACATTAAAGGAGGTTTGGAAGCATATAGAAAAAGTGTGATTGAAAGGATCCTCGCAGACAAAGCATTCATAGTTGGTACGATGAAACTAGCAATGTATGCTATATGGAGACAACCGGAGGGTTTTAGAGTCATTGATCATGGAGGTAATACATTCCAGTTCTTCTTTGAAAAACAAGATCTAATCCGGGTAGAAAAGGATATCCCATGGCTCCTCAAAAACTATATCTTGAATATTAAAAGATGGAATAAGGAGATGGAGATTGACATAGAAGAATTCTCTTATGTTCCGATATGGATTCAATTGTGGAGACTGCCAGAATATTGTAAAACATGTGAACTGGGACAAAAAATTGGAGATATAGTGAGAGAGGTCCTAGATGTTGAAAATTTTTTCATGAGGGGGAAGGAGGCAAGGGTGATGAAAGTAAAAGTTAACTTAGATGTAACACAGAAATTGAAGAAAATAGTCACCATAGTAGGTCCTAATAAGAAAATTATGGAGATCCAATTAAAATATGAACGCATAGGATGCTTTTGTTCCTGTTGCGGACATTTGGGGCACGAGGCAAGGAGTTGTAATAATTGGCTGGATAATTCAACTAGTGAAGACAGCAGAGAGAAAGAATGGAGTGACTGACTAAAATCGGACCAACCGGACAATAGAATTAATCCTATAAAGGAGAGTAACAACACCACCAATCTCTCAAATCCTAACATGTCTAAAGATAGATCAAAGAAACCTACTCCTGTTAATTTGCGGAGGAATATGGAATCCCTTTCCATGAAAGAATCATGGGAGAAGAATAAAGAAGTTCAAAAGGGAATAATAAAGGTTGGtgttaggggtggcaaaacgggtcgagtCCGTCGGGCCGATCtgctaaacccgctaaaaaaggcgggtCAGGCTAGGATTTGGAGTctgctaaattaaaaaaattcgccaaacccgcaccgccaaattggcgggttttggcggggcgggacgggccggtccgccgggccgaagatttttatttatcttttttttattaaataaaagagtgattactattataaaattaataattatagaatttttaaacactttttttattttttattttttatttttcttttagttattaactttatttattttattttacaatttcgtatatatgctcaaattatgtgacttattttttaaaataaaaatgattctattgacaaatattattttaaacaattttattgaagttaaaaattaaaaaaaattgtaaaaaaaatatattataatttgactttttttatttgtatttgatttttaaattattattttttggttgattttaatgaattttatttttcaaaaaaaaaatcaagcggGCTAACCCGCCAACCCACCAACCCGCCATAAAGCGGGGCGGgttagcattttgaacccattttagttggcgggaTGGGTCAGTCCATCCCGTTTATGGGGCGGGCCTAGGCAGGGCGGGGCGGGTTGAGGCGGGCcagcccgctttgccacccctagttgGGGTGGtattgaaaggtagaagaaagGAGCTACTAAGCGAAGAAGATAGTAATAGATGAAAATCTGGCTACTAGTGGACAAAGAAAAACAACCCCTGAATTATTTTCTGTTGTCAACATAGGGAGTGTTTCGGagaataaacaaaatataaacaacAACAACCAGATTCAGATTACTCAAACATACAAAAAGCTACCTAGCAATAAAAGACCCAAACTCAAACACCTAACAAGACAAGTTGTCCAGATTACAAAACAGGGCaggatttaaaagaaaaaattatgaaGTAGAGGACGAATTGTGGTGTACGGGAGTGGAAGTTAAAGGTATGGAGATCATTGAAACGGGGGAGGGTGCCTACCCAAAAGAGTACCCCAACGCCCATGAAGATGATGATGTAGAACTGGCGGAATTTGAAAAAGACTTTAGCAGTTCACAACATCCAAGAGATCAAGAGATTTCATTATTCCGAAGTCTTGTTTTTATATGAAATAAAAACAACTCTTCGTACGTGAAGATTTAGTGTGAGAAGATGGATTCTGGGGATTGGTATTGTGTGAAACCATAGGGATTTGCTAGAGGATTGGCATTAGCATGGCAAATTGGGACTCAGATTAAGGTGCTAGAATCAAAGAGTTTCTTCATCTACTTTAATTGGATAAATTAAACCCTATTAATAATAAAACCTGGTCTGTTATATCTATCCACTTGCATAGTGAAGAACATCACAGAAACAACTAATACACTAAGATTCTTGAGCTGCTGAATTGGATTGATGGAATGAAATTGATAATAGAAAATTTCAATGCGATTTTAACTCGACATGAGAAGGAAAGAGGCAGATCGAAGACTACAAGCTCACTAGAAGGGTTTAATGTTTTATGAATGAAGGAAGACTGAGAGACATTGACTTTAAGGGAAGTAAATACACCTAGTGCAACAGACAGTACGGTGAGAATCTCATAAGAGAGAGGCTAGATAGATGCTTTGTTTCAAATGATTAGTATGTGAAGTATCCGAGAGCCAAACTGTTGCATTTAGAAGACTCGGGATCATATCATAAACCGATTAATTGACTCAGATCAGCAATATAGGAAAGCAAAGCGGAGGTTTAGATTCCAAAAAAGATGATGTGAGAGTAAAGAAGTCTCAAAGATTGTTCAAGATGCCTGGCAAATCTCATGCTCCGGTTTAGCAATATTTATCCTTTTCACCAAGCTTAAGCACTGTCGGCATAAGCTTGTTGAATGGCAAACTTCTAAACTGAGTAATTCAGCTAGGACTATTTAGATCACAAAGCAGAAAattgaggaagaaaaagaaaaaggctaagaaGCTGATAAACGCCTAATTCTCTTGTTAGAAGACGAATTGCATGATGCTTATGAGAAGAAAGAAAGGTACTGGAAAGAAAATCAAGGGTGAAATAGCTGAAATGAGGAGAtcaaaacacaatttttttactCTAAATTTTAGTCGAGGAATAAGCATAATAGTTTGACACAGTTGAGAGATGAACAAGGACAATCCAGATCAGATCCAAAAGGTATTTCTGAGGTAGCTCAAAACCTTTTTACTCAATTGTTAATTATTTTCTGCCCAAAAGACCCAAGAGATGATTTAGAAGGACTGAAGAAAAAGGTAGATAATCAGATGAATAATAGGCTGACCAGACCAGTGgataaaaaggaaattaaaagagctgTCTTTTCCATCAACCCCTTCTCTGCCTCGGAGGAGGATGGTTTCACAACAAAGCTCTACCAATTCTACTGGAACACCATAAAAAAAGAAGTAATTCAAGTTGTCCTAAATTTTTTCTCAGGTGGTAAAATGATGAAATCCCTAAATCACACACAAATATACCTAATTCCAAAGGTTCAAAGTGCATAGACAATGAATCAAATCCGACCTATTAGCTTGAGTTCTGTCTTTTATAAAACATTTCAAAGATCCTGGTGCACAAAATGCAATTTTTAATGGACAACATCATAAGCGAAAATCAGAGTCTgtttattaaaagaaatttaatTAGTGATAATGTACTGATTGTCCACGAATTCATGCACTTTCTGAAGAATAAAAAGGTATGGTGGTTACTATGACCTAACCCTGAAGCTTGACATGAGTAAAGTTTATGATCGGGTTGAGTGGAGTTTTGTTTGGGATGTGCTACAGTAATTAGGTTTTTGTCAAaagtggattggttgaatgaagGAATGTATCACTACGATATTCTATTCTATTACTGTGGAAGGTTTTTCACATGGTTTGTTTAAACCATCAAGGGGTCTCCTTTTTTCCTATCTATTCCTACTTTGTGTACAAGAATTATGTCATCTGCTCCACAAAAGAGAACAAAGACATGATTTCACTGGcctgagaaaaaaaattaacgaaaaaataactaatattaaatatttagaaTATGTTTAGTTTAGGGTTTgaaatatataaaatatctacAAATTTTTTGAATGCTTTAATTTTTGTTTGGCCATTTTTTTTCAAAGTATTATCGCTCACTTTTAtcttaagtaaaaaattttaggTTTTATGTTCACATATTAGCGTTGGATCGTTAATTaagagaatttattttttttctatcaatTTTATCCTTCATGcgtattattgttttttttatagaatttttattgtttatatttatgagtctttttttattatttattatttttatcttttaaattttttttggcttTGTGCAATATTATAATTATAGTTCTTGTATATTATGTTTAttgttgtaattttttataatatgaattattgatcc
Encoded here:
- the LOC112749715 gene encoding probable WRKY transcription factor 41, with protein sequence MECEGSWEKSELKSELVQGMEVARKLKAELELESSADNRDLLVDKILSSYDKALLILRWSGSVSKPHTLHQSTKTSPPHSPLPHNHQQELKHSSQKRKMISKWVNQVKVNSENGFEGSHEDGYSWRKYGQKDILGSKYPRSYYRCTFRNTKDCWATKQVQRSEDNPNIFEITYKGSHTCSKGKKNAAMSAKSPDIQEPQEHHTNFQNMLSVTAAKPGNEEMACSFTSPSTSSGCRTQENQNLLPSILENNPFLGSLSQTHLLLPNTPESNYFPSPFCANELDGIYSNRCSEFDVSEIISAHTSATNPPIFDFDFSLDPLELGQNFRFNASRFSH
- the LOC112748006 gene encoding uncharacterized protein, whose product is MEGRETNLANEDDRKRLKAKRVIFFDDADIKGGLEAYRKSVIERILADKAFIVGTMKLAMYAIWRQPEGFRVIDHGGNTFQFFFEKQDLIRVEKDIPWLLKNYILNIKRWNKEMEIDIEEFSYVPIWIQLWRLPEYCKTCELGQKIGDIVREVLDVENFFMRGKEARVMKVKVNLDVTQKLKKIVTIVGPNKKIMEIQLKYERIGCFCSCCGHLGHEARSCNNWLDNSTSEDSREKEWSD